The Cloacibacillus sp. An23 DNA window ATGGTCCCGTAGCGCGTCCACTGGACTATCTTCTTACGCCCCTCATCTCCCTCCTTCTGAAGCTTCTCTATGCTCGGCACTACTACCGCGAGAAGCTGCATGACGATGCTGGAGTTGATGTAGGGCGTGACGCCCAGCGCAAAGATGCTGAAACGGCTGAGGGCCCCTCCGGCAAAAAGATCAAGGAATCCAAGAATGGATCCCTGATCAAACAGCCTTCCGAGGGCGGCTGCATCCACTCCGGGAGTGGGCACATGGGCGCCAAGTCGGTACACGAACAGCGCTGCAAGCGTAAAAAGGATGCGGCGCTTCAGATCAGGCAGCCGAAAAGTGTCCCGGAATGAATCCAGCATACTATATCACCTCAGCCTTGCCGCCGGCAGCTTCTATCTTCTTCGCGGCGGACGCGCTGTAAGCGTTCGCCTTAACATTGAGGCTCTTGCTGAGTTCGCCGACGCCGAGCACCTTCACGGGGCTTTCGGGCGACGAAATCAGACGGAGCTCGCTGAGCTCCTTCGCCGTGACTTCACTGCCCGCCTCAAAGCGTTCTTCCAGATCCGCAATGTTGACGATCTCGTACTTCACCGCGAAACGGAAGTTGCTGAACCCGCGCTTCGGGATACGGCGCGCGAGCGGCATCTGCCCGCCTTCGAAGTTGGCCTTGATGTCCGGGCTCTTTCTAGCCTTCTGTCCTTTGTGGCCCTTACCGGCGGTTTTGCCTTTGCCGCTTCCAAGGCCCTGGCCGAGACGTTTCGGCTTTCTGCGCGATCCCGGCACGGGACTGAGTTCATGAAGTTTCATGCCAGTACCTCCTTATTCCTCGACTGAGAAATCCAACAGATGGCTGATTTTCGCAATCATGCCGCGAATCTGCGGAGTGTCCTCATGGTACACAGTCTCGTTGAGCCTGTGAAAGCCAAGAGCTTTGATAACGCGCTCCTGGTGCGGAGGACGGCCGATCGTGCTTCTTTTCCACGTTATACGAAGCTTAGCCATGGTGATGTTACCTCCCTAGGCTTCCTTGCGTTCTTTACCGCGCAGGCGGTAAATTTCTTCAGGCGTACGAAGGCGCTTCACCGCGTCGAGCGTTGCATAGGCGATGTTGATCGGGTTGGAAGTCCTGCCCGTAACCTTCGCGATAACGTCCTTCACCCCGCCGAGCTCCATTATCGGGCGAACCGAGGAGCCGGCAAGAACGCCGGTACCCGGAGCTGCCGGACGGAGAAGAACCTCCGCCGCGCCGAACTTCCCTATAATCGGATGGGGAAGCGTGTGCCCCGTCTTCTTGAGGTCGATCATGTTCTTCTTCGCATGCTCAATCCCCTTCTTCATGGCTACGGAAATTTCCTTCGCCTTGCCGGTACCGAGGCCGACCTGGCTCACGCCGTCGCCGACGACGACAAGAACGCTGAAGCGGAAGCGCTTACCGCCTTTTACGACTTTGCTGACGCGGTTGATGGAAACGATGCGCTCAGAAAGTTCAAGGCCCCTGCTGCTGTAGGATTTTGTATTCTGCTGTGTCTCTTTCGCCACTATACTGCGCCTCCCTTAGAACTTCAGACCGGCTTCGCGGGCGGCTTCCGCAAGGGCTTTGATCCTGCCGTGATAGACATGGCCGCCCCTGTCGAAAACCACTTCCGTAATTCCATGAGCGAGAGCGCGCTCTGCGATGAGCTTACCGACCGCCTTTGCGGCTTCCTGATTGCCGGTGCCCTTTATTTCTTCAAACTTATCCTGTACGGTAGACGCAGAAACGAGCGTATGCCCCTTTTCGTCGTCGACTACCTGTACGCTGATATGCTTCAGGCTTGCGAATACCGCAAGGCGCGGGCGCTCGGCTGTGCCGGAGAGATGTCTCCTGAGGCGGCGGTGGCGGATCTCCCGCATTTCATTACGACTGCGACTTTTAATCAACGTCCTTCACCTCGCCTTATTTTTTGGCGCCGGCCTTACCGGCTTTGCGGATCACGTACTCGCCGGCATACCTGATACCCTTGCCTTTATAGGGCTCGGGCGGGCGGTAGCCGCGAACATTCGACGCTACCT harbors:
- the rplO gene encoding 50S ribosomal protein L15, encoding MKLHELSPVPGSRRKPKRLGQGLGSGKGKTAGKGHKGQKARKSPDIKANFEGGQMPLARRIPKRGFSNFRFAVKYEIVNIADLEERFEAGSEVTAKELSELRLISSPESPVKVLGVGELSKSLNVKANAYSASAAKKIEAAGGKAEVI
- the rpmD gene encoding 50S ribosomal protein L30, with the translated sequence MAKLRITWKRSTIGRPPHQERVIKALGFHRLNETVYHEDTPQIRGMIAKISHLLDFSVEE
- the rpsE gene encoding 30S ribosomal protein S5 — encoded protein: MAKETQQNTKSYSSRGLELSERIVSINRVSKVVKGGKRFRFSVLVVVGDGVSQVGLGTGKAKEISVAMKKGIEHAKKNMIDLKKTGHTLPHPIIGKFGAAEVLLRPAAPGTGVLAGSSVRPIMELGGVKDVIAKVTGRTSNPINIAYATLDAVKRLRTPEEIYRLRGKERKEA
- the rplR gene encoding 50S ribosomal protein L18, translating into MREIRHRRLRRHLSGTAERPRLAVFASLKHISVQVVDDEKGHTLVSASTVQDKFEEIKGTGNQEAAKAVGKLIAERALAHGITEVVFDRGGHVYHGRIKALAEAAREAGLKF